A stretch of the Notamacropus eugenii isolate mMacEug1 chromosome 2, mMacEug1.pri_v2, whole genome shotgun sequence genome encodes the following:
- the LOC140523594 gene encoding olfactory receptor class A-like protein 1, translated as MVSSELIFGVTFLFQCAIGFVGNSLLFMLYVFISFKKPQQKKPMDLILAHLTFANIVTLFTRSIPEIMFSFGMRHFLDDLGCKVLMYIYRVARGLSVCTTSLLSMFQALIISPYNTVWASIKVRAPKYILHYFLFVCFTNALIYIRVIEVAEATKNDTVSTYRYISPIYVVRLKKNDSQFGSAFPFAVIFHDLIFHFLMGLSSTYMVFLLYRHRKQVQHIYSSSHSAKTFPEVKATQTILLLVTCFVLFYWLNNSIMLYQIFTFASNAQFDTISSFFCACFPALCPLLLIGSENRIPKPHCVPGKTQRSHKAFRDGLVNP; from the coding sequence ATGGTATCTAGTGAGTTGATCTTTGGTGTGACATTCTTATTTCAATGTGCCATTGGCTTTGTAGGGAATTCACTGCTGTTCATGCTCTATGTTTTTATCTCCTTCAAAAAACCTCAACAGAAGAAGCCAATGGATTTGATTCTTGCTCATTTGACTTTTGCCAATATAGTAACACTTTTTACCAGGAGCATCCCAgaaatcatgttttcttttggaatgagacattttttagaTGATTTAGGGTGTAAGGTACTCATGTACATTTACAGAGTTGCCCGGGGACTTTCTGTCTGCACAACAAGTCTTCTAAGTATGTTCCAGGCCCTCATTATCAGTCCCTACAACACTGTGTGGGCAAGCATCAAAGTTAGAGCCCCCAAATacattttacattatttcctgTTTGTCTGTTTCACCAATGCATTGATCTACATCAGGGTCATTGAAGTCGCCGAAGCAACAAAAAATGACACAGTTTCTACTTATCGTTACATTTCACCTATTTACGtagtaagattaaaaaaaaatgatagccAATTTGGGTCTGCATTCCCGTTTGCTGTGATTTTTCATGACCTTATCTTTCACTTCCTTATGGGCTTATCTAGTACCTACATGGTGTTTCTCCTCTATAGACATAGAAAGCAAGTGCAACACATTTACAGCAGTAGTCATTCTGCTAAAACCTTCCCTGAGGTCAAGGCCACACAGACTATCCTCTTGCTTGTGACATGTTTTGTGTTATTTTACTGGCTCAACAACTCTATCATGCTATATCAGATTTTTACTTTTGCAAGCAATGCTCAGTTTGACACAATCTCAAGTTTTTTTTGTGCATGTTTCCCAGCCCTCTGTCCACTCTTACTCATTGGGAGTGAGAATCGTATCCCAAAGCCTCATTGCGTACCAGGAAAGACACAAAGATCTCATAAAGCTTTTAGGGATGGATTAGTCAACCCATGA